The nucleotide sequence ACTGCAAATACGGATACGCAGAATCCTGCTTTTCCGTCAATAAAATACAGCGGTATGTTCATTAATACAATTAATATGGTTAATACCAGCGGCCAGTACATGTAATTTAACTGGCCTCCGGGGTGATTTTTTTTCTTCATCTGATTTCCTGCCTTTATGATTTAAAATGGAATTTCTCCTTAAGGCGTATTATATCACATTTGCAGGAGCTGTTACAACACTTTTCATTTTTGGTAAAGAATCTGGAATCAGAAGACTCCGCGCATAATTATTTTATCTTACAGGAAATACTTTCATGTATTAACGTGACACAGTATTTTCTGCAGGATAAAAAAAATCGGGAACGAGTGATTCATCACCCATTCCCTGCAAAAATTTTATTTTTTAATCGTAAAGTTATGATAACACTAATCAATAAAATAGTCAACAATTTTTTTTACAAATATATAAGCGGACTTAATGCATTCATTCTTTTCAAAATACTGCCTGTTTCTGATTACCCGTCCATCAATAAATTCCTTTATTTCAGTAAATCTGTTACGCTTTACATCATCTGAAGTAATAAATTCTTTATAAATATAGAGCAATGTAACAAAATCACATAAAAATTTATTACTTAGTTTTGTCTTTCTCATTGAAGTACCAATACCATCAATCTGCGATACGAATTTTATAACTTTCACTGACGGTTTGATATTTCCCTTCTGTAATCTGTTTATAAGACAATTACTATGAGCTGCCGCATTTCTTAAATCACGAACTGAATATAACAATTCTCCATCCCGTAAACGTTTTGGATATCTGTCATTATAATATTCATATAATTTAACCATATCTCCAAATGATATAAGTTCCACAAATACCCATGCCGGAAAATACGGATAATATTTTTCAATTAAATTTCTGCAATATTCGCTGGATTTATGTTTTTGAATATTCTGGCAACATCTTTCATATTTCGTTACAAAACGTCTTATAATATCATAACCATCTTCCTGTACATTATTCTCAATATCTTTTAACATTGCAGTTTTCATTGCGTGCTCAATATCCAAACACATCTGCAAGATTAAATATCGAAGATGCATATCTATAGTAGACAATTCCCGTAAATAAGCAAAATCTAAATTTATGTATTTACCGACTCTCTCACCGGATATGCTTTTATCGTAATTTTCCCTGTAAGAAGCTAACTTCATATAATAATTATTGTTCTGAAGAAACTCTTTGGCCTCCTCTTCACTCATAATTTCAAACTTAATCCCCTTCATTTTCATATGTTCTATTAATTCATCACTTGTTTTTAACAGTTTCATAATAACTCCCTTTTTGCTTTTCGTAATATTATATACTACATTATTCAACAATTAAAGAGTTTTTTCGTTCTTAAATATTTTTGATAATAATAAAAAGGGCTGTCGCAAAATAGCCGTTGTATATAATATGGCACTCAGATCACACAGTTCTCATCCATATTATATATACAGGCTGCCTTTTGCAACAGCTCCTTTCAAATACACTTTTACCGATTTGCCAGATAATCCTGCAGGATGTAATAAGACTGTTTCAGTCTTTCCCGATATGCGGGCATTACCCATTCCTCCCAGGAATAAGACTCCTTCACCCCGTCAATGGCAAATTTAATATCTGAAATATGTTCATAGGTAATTTCATCATTTGCATAAAGATTCGCTATGCGCATTTTACTGTTTGGTTTTGAAATATTCAGCAAAAGCCAGGGAATCCGCACTTCCGTCACGTTCCCTTTGATACAGAAATCTGTACGGGAATTATAATCCGGGGATTCCGGGTCCCCATTTCCATGGCGCAGCTTCCCGGTCTCTGTCTGCTCGGTGCCCACCAGGGTTCCGTCGCTTAAGAGAACCGGCCGGTTCAGCATAAGATTTATGGGGACGAAACTGTTGGTATCCGGCGCCGCATATCCTTCCTGCACTTCCAGCACTTCGCTGGCGGCATATAAACCGGTAGTATACAGCCAGTAATTCACATCATAATAAGGGTCCACCTGAAGGCGGCTTTCTTCCTCCCCTTTGATATCAAGGGCAAAATCCGCTCCGTCATATTCCCCATTTCCCTGATTCTCAATGGTATCCATGGTAATACGGATATTATCGTTGTTGCCTCGAATCATCAGATAAACGTATGCCTCGTCGCTTCTTACAAACAACTCCGTATCGCCGCTTTTCAAAAGAGGCTGCTCATCGCTCCACTCCTCGTCCTCTCCGTCTACGGTGCAGACAGGAACCTCTCCTGGTTCAAAGGACAGAAGGCCGAAAAACTGTTCGCTGGTCTGCATATCACACCAGTAAGGTCTTGCTTCCGCGTCCGTGTAGTCCATGGTATTCCAGGTTCTCTTAAACCATTCGTCCTGCCAGATAAACACACAGGCGCCGGCGCATCCCGTATCTGTTATATCACGCAGCATGGACACAATGGCATTGCCCTGTTCCTCTTCCGTCAGGCCTCCCTGATTAAACCCTGCCTCACGGGCCAGATGGGTGATTCCGCGGGAAGCCGGCACGCCAAACTCGGAAATTATCACCGGCATGGTATGATATGTATTCAAATCATTCAGATAATGCCTGTAAGGATTCTGAGGCTCATCCGTCAGAAGCTCCGGCGCATACCGCATCATTTCCGGATAATAGGGATATACATGGTAAGAGGTAAACAGTCCCGCTTTAAATTCCGGTTTTGCCTTGATATGCTCTGCATCCACCGGCACCGCATCCTCCATCTCCGGATTTGGCTCACCCGGATGGGAAAGGGGGTCCGTAGTTACCCAGTTTGCAAAAGCTGTGGGATGCTGCATGTGATAATTTTCTGTTTCATAAGCAATACAGGCGTCCATTCCGGAAGCCAGAAATACTTCAAAAGGCGTAGCTTCTTCTGTATAGAGGTACTTCCCGTCAAATACATTTTTATCCGGATGACTTTCATTTGTGTTAATAACAAAATCCGGCTGCCACTCAATCCCCAGAATCCATCCGCATAAATACTGAGACACATCTGCCGTATAAGTACCGCTGGCATTTCCCGGTACCGGGTCAATCACTGCATTTCCATGCACCACGTCCACAATGGTTGCGCACATTTCTATCCAGTCCTGCGCAATCTTCTCATTTTCTCCGTATGCGTCGCAGATATTACTGATGTCTTCCTCATTGTTATACACACCCTGCATAAAATACAACGGTTCCTCTGCTTCAGCATTATATTCCGCCAGCGCCTCATAAAATTCCGGCATAAGTATGGTATACACGCGAATGGTGTCTGCGTGCATTTCACTGATTTGCCGGAACCATCTCTTATAATCATCCTTCGTAATGGCAAATTCCCCCGGAAATGCTCCTGGCTTGCCGGCGCCCACATTCACGCCTGTCAGAAAAATATCCTGCCAGTTTCCGTCCGCTCTGTAAATCCGGAACTTTTTGCCGCTTGTCTGAAACAGATAACTGATACCGTCTTCCGTGTATACAGGCAGTGCCGGAATCTCCGGTTTTTCTTCTTCAGGTTTCGTATTCTGAGTTTCTTCCTGCATGGTTTCCGATTCTGCAGGTTCCTCTGATTTACCGGAAGCACATCCGGCGCACAGACCTGTCATTATAACGATACTCAGCAGTATGGCGCCCCACATTCTGACTCTGTTCATTTTACTTTCTGTCCTTTCCCTTATGCATATTCTACCATTTCTTTCCATTTTCACCGATAATCCGGTCTACCACATATTCCACCACGCCGGAAATCTGCTGGTTCTGCATTTTTCCAACCTGGTCGATAAACTCCGGCTCATTTCGATGGCTGACAATATAACTCCGGGTAGGGGCTTCGCTGCCTTCCAGGGAAACCAGTTCGCCCCCATGCTCCCGCAGCAGAGCCTGAAGATCATCGTTAAAATGATCTGTTACATTTTCAATGGTGGGTACAATAATATCAAAAGGCTCAATAGTATTCAGAATCTGATTCTGATATTTTTCCAGATACTGTTCAATGAGATTTTCAAAGGTACGGAACTCCACAAATTCATCACCGGCCACCACAATGGTAATCACAAATTCCCAGGTATGAGGATGAGTCTGCCCCTGTTTTCCATTGATGATAATATAATGATTCATATTCAGATATGACTTTAAACGATATTCCCGGTATAACCTTTCTTTCCTCATGCACCAGTCACCGCCTTCCAGAACGTGTCAAACTGTGATTTATAACTGTTCATATTATCTTCGCAGTACTGCTCTGCCACACCATGGACATCCCAGTTCTCCAGAGACTCTATGATTCTGTCGCTGACGCTCTTTTCATACCGGACAAAAATCAAAAGCACCTGATTCTCACCCATGGAAAAGCGCAGCACATTATTGTCCAGCACAATCTGCATATGCTCAAAAAATTCATCTCTGGCTTCCTCAGACTCCGTTTCAAACACTGCAAAATGCAGTGGATAAACGCCCTTTTTGTCCAGAGTTTCCAGAAATTCATCCAGCACGCTGTTTCTAAACACATGTTTGCTGGCGCTGAAGGCATATTCCCGTTTAAGCTGTTCATCCAGCAGTTCAATCTGCTGATTCTGCCAGACCACCCGTTCTTCCTGCCGGTCAATGTACAGACTCTGTCTGGTAATTCTCTTCGACATAATCATACTCAGTATAATCAGAAGGGCCAGTACAATGGACAGAATAATGATAATAGCATTCCTGCATTCCAGCAGAACATTATCCTCCAGAATCACCCGGTCATAGGTCAGCAGGCAAATACGGTACTGCTCTCCCTGCCAGTCAAAAATCATGCCTGACGCAATAAAACGGTCATTGTCCAGATAGATAATCCGGTGTCCCACCTGATTGACCCCCAGACTGTTCATAAATTCAGAAGCAGTCTCCGTGGCATAATAAGTACCGTCGTTAAATCCTCTGTAACGGTTCGTCTCCGTAACGCTCTTTACAAACAGAATGGAATCTCCCCTGCTTAATGTCCAGTATCTGCTGGCTGTAGAATCCAGAGAACTGATAATGTTTGTAATATCTGTCTCTGTCCCCTCGTCATCCAGACGATTGATCTGCTCCAGAATAATTTTCACATATCCATCCTGCTCCGCACCGTAAATGTCCAGAAATCTGGTCTCATAATTATTCAGCTGATAAATGATGAATCCATCCGCTGCCATGGCAAAAAACACCACAATCACCGTCAGGATAAAAAAATTGAATTTATGTTTCATAAGCCCCGCTCACCTACTCATAATTTACCGCTTTTCGCATTTTCTGTAATAAATTCATGGGCCGCTGCGCCTCCGACTTTAATTCTTCCTCAAAATCTTTCCGTTCGTCCGTCAGAGTCCGCGTCTTCCAGGCACTGTCCGTATTGATACTGTTGATAACCCCTGCAAACCGGATGAAAAAGACAATAAAATTGAAAAAGGGCAGCAGGGGCACCACATACCAGTGCTTTCGGTAATATTTCTTCAAATCATCAAATTCTTTCAGAAATCCCACCGTGGAAAAATAATATAAATATCCGCTGATGATATACAGCAGAAAAATAATCCCTGTGGAAATCAGAATTACTTTTGGCGAATAATTCATACACATCAGGCAAATCAGCGCCAGATACCAGATCAGCCTCGGAAATGCAAACGTATGGTCATACATCAGCGTACGGACCATTACATTGGTAAACATCTTGTGTACCCGCAAATCTTTCTCCAGAAACTGATGGGACACCTCCAGACTTCCTCTCTGCCACCGCTGCCGCTGAGTGTACAGCTTATTTACCCCTTCAATGGGGTCCACACAGAATATGGCATTTTCACAGATATGTACCTTAATATGCTGCAGATACCGCATCTGGAAAGTAATATTGGTATCCTCACAGATAGTATCCGTATTGTAAAGCTGAGATTTCAGCACCGCTGATTTCCGGAATGCGGAAAAAGCGCCGGACAGGGTATAAATGGAATTTGTCTCAGAAGCATAATTCCGGCCTGCCAGAAATGCCTGGGCATATTCCATAAATTCCATTTTCCGCAGCAGACGGGAAAAAATCCCTTTATATTCCTCAATCATTTCCGGCATGGTGAGAATGGCTCCGGTCATACAGTCCACATCCGGACTGGACTCGAACTTGCGCACCATGTTGCTGATGGCATGGGGTTCAAACTGCCCGTCGCTGTCCACATGAATAATGTATTTCCCGTCAGCATTAAACAGGGCCAGATTCAGCGCACGGGATTTCCCCTGTCTGGCGTTCAGCCACTGCATCAGCAAATCCGGATACAGCTCCTGACATTTGGTATATACCTGAAAAGAATTGTCTTTTCCCTGATTATTGACCAGAAAAATCCGCATTTTGTCATTGGGATAGTCACTGTTGCTGATAGAGCTGATACACTCTTCCAGCGAATCCTGAGAATTATATACCGGAATAATCAGCGTGATTTCCGGCCAGATTACCGGGTCCTCATAGCTTTTGGGAAACAGCGTTTTCTTAATCAGAATCAGAAAGCTGCCCAGCGAGGGAATAATTTCCATCACCAGCGGAATGATAATCCATGCCGCCCAGAATAAAATTGAATTTAAAAAATTATTTATCACTGTCATAACTGAAACTTCCCACCTTCTGCTTGATAATCTGCGGTTTGGTAAACACGTAAAAATACAGCATAACGGACAATCCATAAAATACAAACCGGCCCACAAAGGTATGGGCAATATAGTACATGTCAATTCCGCCGAAATAAATAATCAGACAGATGACGGTGATACGCAGCGCATTTGCCAGTACCATCGCAATTACGCCCAGCACTCCCACATAAACACGTTCATAGACTGTGTAGACCTGATAGAACATCAGCAGGGACAGGTATGCGATAATCTCGATAATTCCGGAGCACTCGAAATCTATTTTCAGTGAAATGGCTCCCACGGAAGATTCCACGAAAATAACACCGTATTTATAATGGGCACTGTAAATTCCTGCAATCTTACCCGGAAGACTGGCCAGCAACGCCACAATCCGGGCCAGAGGCTGGGTCAGCACCGGCTGTAAAAATACCAGCATCAGAATAAATGCCCCTGCGCTTCCAAAAAGAAAATGCCAGAAATTCAGTTTGCTTTTCTTCAATATGTGTAAAATGAACAGCCAGATAACCAGGCCGATCAGACCCACAATGTATTTTATCATTTACTCCACTTCCTTCTCCGGACTGCCCGTCTGCAGCCGGCATTTATGTACCGTATAAACCAGAAGAAAGAGGGCTGCCAGGATGGTAACAGCAATCCCCTGGTTCAGATACGGGTATTCCAGTGAAATCACCGTAGTTCCTGATTTCACATACGTCAGATGATTTTCCGAATAAATATCCTGGCTTGCTGTAAAACTGTCATGGTACGCCAGTCCGGTGTTCACATCGTCCCTGTCCGAAACTATCGTCATACGGTCAGATTCATATTGAATGGTATAAGGTACAATTTCCCGCTCCGGCAGCTCATCCGAACTTAAATCCATGGCGCGGCTTAACAGTTTCCCAACACTTTCATCTTCCGTGAGCCCATAATAATATGTCAGGTTCAGACCAATCATTACAATATTATCATTTTTTGCTGTTCCGTAAAAGGGAAGCTCCCATTCCGCATCCTTTACCGTTCCCCATACGTCTGTCAGACCGTCCAGATACACGGTACTCCACTCCCGGTAACCGTTGGGAAACAAATCTGTCTCCAGTACACCGTCTATGGTATCCAGATCCGGATATCCCTGGGAAAAGGAAACGCCGTTACAGATAACTCCCAGGAAGCTCTGATTCTGGCTGCCCCTGTCATCGGGAATTCCGTCTGCCGCAATGACAATATGCACACCCGCTTCACTCAAATCCGTAATCAGTTTTTCCGCGGAAGCCTTATCGTTATAAGTAAAACCTGCCAGATAAATCAGTTCATAATTCTTCAATTCCTCAAAAGTAAATTCATTCAGGTTTATCCGCTCCGACTCTTCCATCACCGGAAACTGCCTGACAATGGAAGGCGCCGCACTGCCGATACCAATCGCTCTGTATTTTGTGACGGTTCCCCAGTTTCCTTCCGCATTCAGCTTATACAGACGGTAGCTGTCATTGTGAGCCACCATCCGATAGCCCACCCGTTCTGCCGCACGGTCCATTTTCTGCAGAGGGGCTTTTGAAGTATCTCCAATAATATCAAGCTGAATAATTACCGTGTCATTGCCCATTTCCAGGCAGCGGTCAAAGAGATAGAGATAATTTCCTTCCTCCAGAGAACGGTCAATCTGTTTTATATTGGTAAGGGTAGCCGCAGATTCTTCCGCTGCTCCGTACATACCTGCCACCGGCTCCCCATATCCCGTCACCAGATAAGCGCTCATGGCTCCCAGACTGCTTTCATCCACCAGAGCCAGACGCTGTTCTGTCATTTCCTTTGCTTCTCCCACCAGTGTCATATCCGACTGATTAGACAGAATTATTTCCGGAAGCAATCCGTTCTGACTGCCCAGAATCAGAGACAGAGAAGGCAGTGCATCCAGAATCAGCAGACCGGCAAAAAGCACAATCCAGCCTTTTTTCAGGGTATCCCATATCAGAAAACTGAAAAGAACCATACACAATGCCATGGACACCAGCCGCAGCATCAGCAGAACCTGTCCGCCCGGAACCCTTACAAAAAGCAGATAAAGCGTCTCAGAAGTACAGATTAATATAATAATACCCGTCCAGAAACCGGGCATGGATTTCTTCTTGCTTAAAAACCCTCCAAACACCGCCAGCAGCAACACTGCCAGTCCGAAATAGGCGTCCACGCATCCTCTCTGAAAACGTGCCGCAGGATTAATGGACAGGAACATGCTCTGAAAAAAGTCTTCCATAATTTCCAGGCTGCTCTCCGAAACCGCGCTTCCTGTTCGGGAAGGAATCAGCCATGCACCGGTAAGCAGAACTCCCAGTACAAATGAAACAAATATTTCAACACCTCTGTGCCAGTCATGACGAATCACCCCGTCAATCACAAAATAAATCAGAAATGATACCAGGAGGATTCCTCCATACTGTACATGACACAGAGAAATAAAAGCAAACATCAGTGACAGCTTCGGCAGGGTATACCAATGCCTCCACTGAAGATAATCATAAACCCAATACAGTAAAAGGGGCAGAACTGCGATACAGACAGAATGGGGCAGATTGCCCTCATAAAATAATCCAATCAGATTGTTGGGCATAAAAAGCCACAGGGCTCCCAAAAATGCTCCGAAATAAGGTCGTTTCACCTTAAATCCCACATAAAGCCACGAAACTGCTCCGAGAAAACAGATGAACATGACAAAAATAAGATATCCCCCTATGGGGCTGCCGCCGCCAAAAAATTCACAGGCCGCCAGAAGATATACCGGTACAGGCGCAAGATAGCGCATAAATTCCACACCGTTATACCAGAAAGGGTCAGACAGGGGCCAGAAATTTCCTTCACGGATGGCATGATATAACACATCTCCCTTATAAAGATGGCTAAGGGTATCCATCCCGCTGGGACAGATACCGCTGTTCTGTACAATATTTGCCATTCCATATGCCAGTAATGCATAAAGAATGGGCATCAATAAAATCAGATAATATGACTTTTTACTGTCTTTCAATGCCCATTCCTCCTATATTTATGCAGCTATCGGCTGCAATTCATTTTTTTTTCTCTTTTTATACCAGAGTACGATTCCCACCGTAGAGATACAGAGGATTACACCTGCAATCGGCCCGGTAGAAGTACCTGCCGTAAAAATCCACTGCTGTCCGATTCTTCCAAACTGTGCTGAAATCTCCTTTAAATCTGTCTCATCCACACCCAGCTTTTTGGCAACCATGGGTAAATCCAGATAAAACTCCATTTCATCCTTTCCGTCTTTTCCCACTGTCATAATCATTTTGCCATACATCAAATCCATATCGTTCAGGTTGCTGATATTCGTTGAAGTATGCCATGCATCTCTGGAAGCAATATGGAATTCATATGTACCTTCCGGAAGTCCCAGTAACTGAGGATTCCAGTTGATATTTCCGGCTCCGTCTACCGCCACACACATGGGATAAAATGCCATATTCTGGTCATAGGTTCCATTCTGCAAATCACTGCGGTTCTGGTTAAAAGCTATGGTGACAGCCGCTGTAAACTCTCCGCCGGCTTCGTCCAGATGCTGAGGCATGGTTGTCACCACATGGCCGTATAATTTACCATCACTTGAATACAGGGCGCCTTTCGCATCAATCTGATCTTCCTGAGATCCTGCAGTAGCATACTCAATGGTACTGTGTCCGTAATCTTCCCAGTCCTCATAGTTACCGTCATAATTGATTCCGTTAAAAAGATTCTCCAGGTTATTTCCGCTGTCTTCCTGCAAATTCATAATTCCGCTTATAAACGGTTCGCCCAGATACAGGCCAAAGGAAAGGCTTTCTTCATATTTCGGAAGCTGGTCTTTCGGAATAGCCAGTTCCCATTCATCTCCTACATAAGATACCTGAGCGCCATTCACACCGTTCACTGCCGGTGCGGTAGTAAGCTGAATATCCGTCTCATAACCCAAATCTGAGGTAATGGCAAATTTACCATTGGAATGGGTACCTGCGCCGGAAGCATTGCTGCTCTTTCCGTCTTTGATGTAAATATAGAACCAGTCTCCGTCATAAACTGCTGCAACCTGAGACAGACATTCTTTATGAGCGTCATTGGGGCAGGAAGCCTCTGTTTTAGCCACTGCTGCCCAGTCGGAATAATCACCGTCAATGGTAATCCCCGCATAAACAGCCGGAACATCCACAACCACGGATTCTCCGTCCACCTGTTCAATATCACCGGAAGCTACGGAAGTTCCGCCAAAAGTAAGGGTAAATTCCGGACTCTGAAAATAGCTGAGAGGCACTGCAAATTCCACCACGTAAGGTCCGGGATTATTTCCATGGGCACTGTTTTTTACCGCAACATCTGCTGCCACATCGCCCCAGTTTGCATTCTTTACCGTAGCTCCGTCCTTCCCTGCATTTACAGAAAGAGCGCTGTTTGCACCTGCGGAACCGTCCGGATACTCAAACCGGAAAGCATTGCCGCTGCTGGCAAATCCATAATCCCATTCCGTTGAAGCAGTTCCGGTATAACTGAAATACATTGTGTTTCCATCAGGAGAATATGCAACTTTCCAGGAATCCACATTGGAAGCGCCGGAGGAACGTGACGTCACCCCTGCCCAGTCGGACAGTTCTCCGTCAATATCAATCCTGCCGCCTACGGTGGTCAGGCTCTGTGCCGCAACTGCTTCCAGATCTTCCTGTGCTTCGTTATTTTCCTCCGGAAGCACTGTTTTATCATCCTTATCTTTTACATCCTCGCTCTGATTCTTATCCTGGCTTTCCCCGGTCTGATCTTCTCCTTCTCCGGTCTGGCCTGCATCCGGATTCTGACCGGATGCGCCGCCTTCCGGTGCGGTATTTTCTGTTCCTGTGGAATTCGTATTATCTGCCGGAGGGGTCTGTTCTGTTCCCTGGTTCCCTGTGATTCCGCCAGAATCCGTATTATCTGCCGGAGGGGTCTGTTCCGTTCCCTGGTCCCCTGTGGTTCCGCCGGAATCCGTATTATCTGCCGGAGGAGTCTGTTCGTTTACCTTGCTGTCTGCTGCCCCGGTATCACCATTCTCTGTTCCGGTTCCTGTATTCTCCGTACCGGAGCCTGTGCTGTCTGTTCCGGGATTATTATTCTCTGTCCCGGCTTTGCCGTCCGTTCCGGTACCGCCTGTCTGTCCTTCTGTCTGCTGAGATGCCGTACCGCTGACTTCCGCTGCCGAAACAGGCATCCCCGATAACAGAAGCGATAAAGACATCAGGCCTGCCACAGTACCTCTGAAAATCTTTCTGGCTTTCATAAAAATCCTCCCTTGCAATTGTTCCATTGACTCAGTGTTAAAATGTTTCTTCGACTATCGCATAAATGCGCAGAGGCGTTTCGCTGATTTCAAAACGGGCAAATTTCCAATGCTGCTCTTCCAATGCGTGCTTTACTTTTACATAAAACACCTCGCCCAAATGCTCAATGCTGGTATCCCCTTCAAATTCCGGAAACTCGTTTAAATATTTATACTGATAAGGCCCAAAAACCTCTTCCAGAATGGAATTCATGCTGGCAAATTCCAGAAAATCTTCTTCCATCTGCCTTGCCACAATTTCAATCTCAATCAGATGCTGGTGCTTGTGCTCTATCTTCCCGTCAAAACTGTGCTGCATACATAAACGATACTTTAAACGATGGTATTTCATCCGATTCTACCTGCCCATACTCGTAGTTCTGCCTGCTGCCATGTACCCCCAGGGTACATTAATTATGCATATATTATATCACCTATATTATTTTTTTCAATCCCAATATAACTCAAATCTTTCCCATTTTTACGATATTCGTCAGACATTTTCCAGGTTTTGTAAAAAAGAATGCGTATAGCGCATTCTCCGCGCGCGAGCGGATTGCCTGGCAATAAACTTCATCTCCGCGAGCTGCGCATAATTGTTCCTATCTTATAGGAAATTCATACACCTTAACACATCGCAGTAACACGGTATTTCCCATAAGACAAAAAAACCAGCCATCCGAAGATGGCTGGTCATTTCCGCAATTCCTGTCAGACAAAATCTGTTTTCAGAACTTAATCTGTAACATAAGGCATTAAGGAGATATGTCTTGCTCTCTTGATGGCAACGGTAAGAGCTCTCTGGTGCTTTGCACAGTTGCCGGTGATTCTTCTGGGAAGAATCTTTCCTCTTTCAGAAATATATCTCTTTAACTTGTTGGTATCTTTATAATCAATCACGTTGTCTTTTCCGCAAAATACGCAAACCTTCTTTCTTCTGCGCATTCCGCCTCTCCGCTTCATGGGAGCATCGCCTCTGTCTGTTTTATTATAAGCCATTTTCATTACCTCCTGTTCTAATTAAATGGCAGCTCTTCGTCTATCCCGTCGGGAATATTCATAAAACCATCTCCGACTGCCGCGCTGGGGGCGGGTCTTCCGACCGGCTGGTATCCGCCTGCCTGTCCTTCACTTGCAGCCTTGCTCTCTGCAAATTCCTGCTCCTCCACCACAACATCCGTGGTATACACTCTCTGTCCGTCCTGATTGGTGTAGCTTCCGGTCTGAATCCTTCCGGTTATGGCAATCTTGGTTCCCTTATGGAAATATTTTTCTGCAAATTCACCGCTTCTGCCAAAGGCAACACAATTGATAAAATCTGCGGTCTGCTGGTCACTGTCACGCTTAAATCTTCTGTCTACAGCCAGTGTATATCTTGCAACTGCCGTTGCCTGCTCACCCTGTGAGTAACGGACTTCCGGATCTCTGGTCAGTCTGCCCATCAGTATTACTTTATTCATCTGATCTCCTCTTTGTATTACGCTTCATCCTGTCTAACGCATAAGAAACGCAGTACATTGTCCAGAATACGCACACGTTTTTCGATTTCTGCCGGACAATCTGCGTTTGCATCGAAC is from Lachnospiraceae bacterium JLR.KK002 and encodes:
- a CDS encoding 6-pyruvoyl-tetrahydropterin synthase-related protein, whose amino-acid sequence is MKDSKKSYYLILLMPILYALLAYGMANIVQNSGICPSGMDTLSHLYKGDVLYHAIREGNFWPLSDPFWYNGVEFMRYLAPVPVYLLAACEFFGGGSPIGGYLIFVMFICFLGAVSWLYVGFKVKRPYFGAFLGALWLFMPNNLIGLFYEGNLPHSVCIAVLPLLLYWVYDYLQWRHWYTLPKLSLMFAFISLCHVQYGGILLVSFLIYFVIDGVIRHDWHRGVEIFVSFVLGVLLTGAWLIPSRTGSAVSESSLEIMEDFFQSMFLSINPAARFQRGCVDAYFGLAVLLLAVFGGFLSKKKSMPGFWTGIIILICTSETLYLLFVRVPGGQVLLMLRLVSMALCMVLFSFLIWDTLKKGWIVLFAGLLILDALPSLSLILGSQNGLLPEIILSNQSDMTLVGEAKEMTEQRLALVDESSLGAMSAYLVTGYGEPVAGMYGAAEESAATLTNIKQIDRSLEEGNYLYLFDRCLEMGNDTVIIQLDIIGDTSKAPLQKMDRAAERVGYRMVAHNDSYRLYKLNAEGNWGTVTKYRAIGIGSAAPSIVRQFPVMEESERINLNEFTFEELKNYELIYLAGFTYNDKASAEKLITDLSEAGVHIVIAADGIPDDRGSQNQSFLGVICNGVSFSQGYPDLDTIDGVLETDLFPNGYREWSTVYLDGLTDVWGTVKDAEWELPFYGTAKNDNIVMIGLNLTYYYGLTEDESVGKLLSRAMDLSSDELPEREIVPYTIQYESDRMTIVSDRDDVNTGLAYHDSFTASQDIYSENHLTYVKSGTTVISLEYPYLNQGIAVTILAALFLLVYTVHKCRLQTGSPEKEVE
- a CDS encoding Firmicu-CTERM sorting domain-containing protein, with translation MKARKIFRGTVAGLMSLSLLLSGMPVSAAEVSGTASQQTEGQTGGTGTDGKAGTENNNPGTDSTGSGTENTGTGTENGDTGAADSKVNEQTPPADNTDSGGTTGDQGTEQTPPADNTDSGGITGNQGTEQTPPADNTNSTGTENTAPEGGASGQNPDAGQTGEGEDQTGESQDKNQSEDVKDKDDKTVLPEENNEAQEDLEAVAAQSLTTVGGRIDIDGELSDWAGVTSRSSGASNVDSWKVAYSPDGNTMYFSYTGTASTEWDYGFASSGNAFRFEYPDGSAGANSALSVNAGKDGATVKNANWGDVAADVAVKNSAHGNNPGPYVVEFAVPLSYFQSPEFTLTFGGTSVASGDIEQVDGESVVVDVPAVYAGITIDGDYSDWAAVAKTEASCPNDAHKECLSQVAAVYDGDWFYIYIKDGKSSNASGAGTHSNGKFAITSDLGYETDIQLTTAPAVNGVNGAQVSYVGDEWELAIPKDQLPKYEESLSFGLYLGEPFISGIMNLQEDSGNNLENLFNGINYDGNYEDWEDYGHSTIEYATAGSQEDQIDAKGALYSSDGKLYGHVVTTMPQHLDEAGGEFTAAVTIAFNQNRSDLQNGTYDQNMAFYPMCVAVDGAGNINWNPQLLGLPEGTYEFHIASRDAWHTSTNISNLNDMDLMYGKMIMTVGKDGKDEMEFYLDLPMVAKKLGVDETDLKEISAQFGRIGQQWIFTAGTSTGPIAGVILCISTVGIVLWYKKRKKNELQPIAA
- a CDS encoding 6-carboxytetrahydropterin synthase, with amino-acid sequence MKYHRLKYRLCMQHSFDGKIEHKHQHLIEIEIVARQMEEDFLEFASMNSILEEVFGPYQYKYLNEFPEFEGDTSIEHLGEVFYVKVKHALEEQHWKFARFEISETPLRIYAIVEETF
- the rpsR gene encoding 30S ribosomal protein S18; amino-acid sequence: MAYNKTDRGDAPMKRRGGMRRRKKVCVFCGKDNVIDYKDTNKLKRYISERGKILPRRITGNCAKHQRALTVAIKRARHISLMPYVTD
- the ssb gene encoding single-stranded DNA-binding protein; translated protein: MNKVILMGRLTRDPEVRYSQGEQATAVARYTLAVDRRFKRDSDQQTADFINCVAFGRSGEFAEKYFHKGTKIAITGRIQTGSYTNQDGQRVYTTDVVVEEQEFAESKAASEGQAGGYQPVGRPAPSAAVGDGFMNIPDGIDEELPFN